A part of Desulfovibrio psychrotolerans genomic DNA contains:
- a CDS encoding DsbA family protein produces MSTKILAAALLAAALALPLPVPGLTVQAVAADAALKAQVESVLREHPEVMMDVLREHSEELFLIMREGSQKAQRRTVATQWQADLDVPKNVNLKNRITRGGAEAPVTIVAYSDFTCPYCEQAAFTVNSMLKHYGSTLRFVFKNYPLASHEHARTASEYFVAASMQNAEKAWQFYDAVFAGRAALTAQGEEFLRFTAEAVGLDVARLTADAKGSAVKAIIDEDIREAQELGFSGTPYFLVNNIVVRGALPFDLFSEAVEMALDHENKKQ; encoded by the coding sequence ATGTCCACAAAGATACTTGCCGCTGCCCTGCTTGCCGCCGCTCTTGCCCTGCCCCTGCCCGTGCCGGGACTGACCGTACAGGCCGTTGCCGCCGATGCCGCGCTGAAGGCGCAGGTGGAATCCGTGTTGCGCGAGCACCCTGAGGTGATGATGGATGTGCTGCGCGAGCACAGCGAAGAGCTTTTTCTGATCATGCGTGAAGGCTCGCAGAAAGCCCAGCGCAGGACCGTGGCAACCCAATGGCAGGCCGATCTGGACGTTCCCAAGAACGTGAACCTGAAGAACCGCATCACGCGCGGCGGTGCGGAAGCCCCTGTGACCATAGTGGCTTATTCCGACTTCACCTGCCCTTACTGCGAGCAGGCCGCGTTTACCGTGAACAGCATGCTCAAGCACTACGGCTCCACGCTGCGCTTTGTCTTCAAGAACTACCCGCTTGCCAGCCACGAGCATGCGCGCACGGCCTCCGAGTATTTTGTGGCTGCTTCCATGCAGAATGCGGAAAAGGCTTGGCAGTTTTATGATGCCGTGTTCGCCGGCAGGGCCGCGCTGACCGCACAGGGAGAGGAGTTTCTGCGGTTTACCGCAGAGGCCGTGGGGCTGGATGTGGCCCGTCTGACCGCCGATGCCAAGGGCAGCGCGGTGAAGGCGATAATCGACGAAGATATCCGCGAGGCGCAGGAACTGGGCTTCAGCGGCACCCCGTATTTTCTGGTGAACAACATCGTGGTGCGCGGGGCGTTGCCCTTCGACCTGTTCAGCGAAGCCGTGGAAATGGCGCTGGACCACGAGAACAAGAAGCAGTAG
- a CDS encoding rhodanese-like domain-containing protein: MNPTPRYTANLPCRLPVRTSVRMSLWLLLWLVFSMAVPVCTAVAEGSGYRTITSAEAKAILESGAAYVLLDVRTPEEFAGGHIRGALLLPYTEIRGRAAQELPDKDMIIVLYCRSGRRSAIAAAELVRMGYANVYDAGSIYDWPQEDIVQ, translated from the coding sequence ATGAACCCAACACCGAGATATACGGCAAATCTGCCGTGCCGCCTGCCCGTCCGCACATCCGTCCGCATGTCGCTCTGGCTGCTGCTCTGGCTGGTCTTCAGCATGGCAGTGCCTGTGTGTACCGCAGTGGCGGAAGGCAGTGGCTACCGGACTATCACGTCCGCAGAGGCCAAGGCGATACTGGAGAGCGGTGCCGCGTATGTTCTGCTGGATGTGCGCACGCCCGAAGAATTTGCCGGCGGGCACATCCGGGGAGCACTGCTGCTGCCCTATACGGAAATACGGGGGCGTGCCGCGCAGGAGCTGCCGGACAAGGATATGATCATTGTTCTCTACTGCCGGAGCGGCAGAAGAAGTGCCATAGCCGCTGCGGAACTGGTGCGCATGGGCTACGCGAACGTGTATGACGCGGGCAGCATCTACGACTGGCCGCAGGAAGACATAGTACAATAA